One window of the Buchnera aphidicola (Meitanaphis elongallis) genome contains the following:
- the gmk gene encoding guanylate kinase, producing MVKGILFIISAPSGTGKSSLIREILNTNFLFRVQVSISHTTRMIRPGEYDRKHYHFISFHQFKVMIKQEQFLEYAQVFNNYYGTSRKEVYSKLHTGVDIFLDIDWQGARQVRRKIPSSKSIFVLPPSRYELYRRLRKRAQDSDYVIQKRMKQAISEMKHYVEYDYLIINDDFKLAVSNLNKIIQVEHFSRQYQMKKNRALIQELLK from the coding sequence ATGGTAAAAGGCATATTATTTATAATCTCTGCTCCAAGTGGGACAGGAAAATCTAGTTTAATTAGAGAAATATTAAATACTAATTTTTTATTTAGAGTACAAGTATCTATATCTCATACTACTCGTATGATTAGACCAGGAGAATATGATAGAAAGCATTATCATTTTATTTCTTTTCATCAATTTAAAGTAATGATTAAACAAGAACAATTTTTAGAATATGCACAAGTTTTTAATAATTATTATGGAACGTCTCGAAAAGAGGTTTATAGTAAGTTGCATACCGGAGTAGATATTTTTTTAGATATTGATTGGCAAGGGGCAAGACAAGTGCGTCGTAAAATTCCAAGTTCTAAAAGTATCTTTGTATTGCCTCCATCTAGATATGAACTTTATAGAAGATTACGAAAAAGAGCTCAAGATAGTGATTATGTTATACAAAAAAGAATGAAACAAGCTATATCTGAAATGAAGCATTATGTTGAATATGATTATTTAATTATAAATGATGACTTTAAGCTTGCTGTATCAAATCTAAACAAAATTATTCAAGTAGAGCATTTTTCAAGACAGTATCAAATGAAAAAAAATAGAGCGTTAATTCAAGAACTATTAAAATAA
- the thyA gene encoding thymidylate synthase, translating into MQIYLSLLKKILNEGKSKNDRTGVGTLSIFGHHIKFNLRIGFPLVTTKRCHFSSILHELLWFLKGDTNVKYLNDNQVSIWNSWADKFGNLGPIYGQQWRRWKAIDGKEIDQISNIIEQIKKNPDSRRILVSSWNVGDLEKMALFPCHVLFQFYVIDNTLSCHLYQRSCDVFLGFPFNIASYALLTHMIAQQCCLKIGNFLWTGGDVHLYKNHIKQAKIQLLRKPYYLPMLTIKNKPKTIFDYCFQDFNLSGYRSYSSIKAKIAV; encoded by the coding sequence ATGCAAATTTATTTATCTTTATTAAAAAAAATATTAAACGAAGGAAAAAGTAAAAATGATCGTACTGGAGTAGGAACGTTATCTATTTTTGGTCATCATATAAAGTTTAACTTGAGAATAGGATTTCCATTAGTTACTACTAAGAGATGTCATTTTTCTTCCATTCTTCATGAATTGTTATGGTTTCTTAAAGGTGATACAAATGTTAAATATTTAAATGATAATCAAGTTTCTATTTGGAATTCGTGGGCAGATAAGTTTGGAAATCTCGGTCCTATTTATGGACAACAATGGAGAAGGTGGAAAGCTATAGATGGTAAAGAAATTGATCAAATTAGTAATATTATTGAACAAATCAAAAAGAACCCAGATTCTAGAAGAATATTGGTTTCTAGTTGGAATGTAGGAGATTTGGAAAAAATGGCATTGTTTCCATGTCATGTGTTATTTCAATTTTATGTTATAGATAATACTTTAAGTTGTCATTTATATCAACGTTCTTGTGATGTATTTTTGGGTTTCCCGTTTAATATTGCTAGTTATGCTTTATTAACTCACATGATAGCTCAACAATGTTGTTTAAAAATTGGCAATTTTTTATGGACAGGAGGTGATGTACATTTGTATAAAAATCATATTAAACAAGCAAAAATACAATTATTACGTAAACCTTATTATCTTCCTATGTTGACGATTAAAAATAAACCTAAAACAATATTTGATTATTGTTTTCAAGACTTTAATTTATCAGGATATCGTTCTTATTCTTCTATTAAAGCAAAAATAGCAGTATGA
- the lgt gene encoding prolipoprotein diacylglyceryl transferase — protein sequence MNNTYISFPNFDPVIFSISNVPIYWYGIMYLLGFIFVLHRGKVCIKQIGLKTEEIEDMLYFIFLSLLIGGRVGYIFFYYPSFFFNNYLHIFKIWEGGMSFHGGLLGVIIAIFYFSKKLKKNFFLISDLIVPLVPVGLGAGRIGNFINGELWGRVAPNFPFSVLFPTSKMIDLEISKNNLQLQLLMSKFGVLPRHPSQVYEFLLEGIALFFLLRFFSKKVKISGIVSSVFLIFYGLFRIIVEFFREPDYQIGLFKNFLTMGQILSIPMTIGGCLMMITICYQVRKTK from the coding sequence ATGAATAATACTTATATATCGTTTCCTAATTTTGATCCTGTTATTTTTTCTATATCTAATGTTCCTATATATTGGTATGGGATAATGTATTTGTTGGGATTTATATTTGTGTTGCATAGAGGAAAAGTTTGTATAAAACAAATAGGATTAAAGACAGAAGAAATAGAAGACATGTTATATTTCATTTTTCTTAGTTTACTTATTGGAGGAAGAGTAGGATATATATTTTTTTATTATCCATCGTTTTTTTTTAATAATTATTTACATATATTTAAAATATGGGAAGGAGGAATGTCTTTTCATGGAGGATTATTAGGAGTTATTATAGCGATCTTTTATTTTTCAAAAAAATTAAAAAAGAATTTTTTTTTGATTTCCGATTTGATTGTTCCTTTAGTACCTGTTGGACTAGGAGCTGGAAGAATAGGAAATTTTATTAATGGAGAGTTATGGGGGCGTGTTGCTCCAAATTTTCCTTTTTCTGTTTTGTTCCCAACTTCTAAAATGATAGATTTAGAAATATCTAAAAATAATTTGCAATTACAATTATTAATGAGCAAATTTGGAGTTTTGCCTAGACATCCATCTCAAGTATATGAATTTCTTTTAGAAGGAATCGCTTTGTTTTTTTTATTACGTTTTTTTTCAAAAAAAGTAAAGATTTCTGGAATTGTTTCTAGTGTTTTTTTAATTTTTTATGGACTTTTTAGAATTATAGTTGAATTTTTTCGAGAACCAGATTATCAAATAGGATTATTTAAGAATTTTTTAACTATGGGGCAAATATTATCAATACCTATGACAATAGGTGGTTGTTTAATGATGATAACTATATGTTATCAAGTTAGAAAAACTAAATAA
- the lysA gene encoding diaminopimelate decarboxylase, whose protein sequence is MLGYLNKKYTVFSNDNILRLIKKYHSPLWVYDANVILKKIKELHQFDVIRFAQKSCSNIHILNLFYKHGVKIDAVSLGEIERGLISGYDSTDQGMIFTADVVDQFTLKKIKEYNIPVNVGSLDMLEQIGAVSPGHCIWLRINPKFGYGHSKKTNTGGENSKHGIWDISLAIPFIKKYNFKLIGLHIHIGSGVNYEYLERTCQEMVKQVLRFNHDIKMISAGGGLTVPYKSNESTFNISKYFTSWNIARKKISNYLNHSIQLEIEPGRFLVAESGILVAEVRSVKQTSSKLFVLVDAGFNDLIRPAMYGSYHHISVISGDGRLIDENDVQETTVGGPLCESGDIFTQNEQGDIETRMLPKVQPGDYLVFHDTGAYGASMSSNYNSRFLIPEILFEDGNFRMIRRRQTIKELLELEINCIS, encoded by the coding sequence ATGCTTGGTTATTTAAATAAAAAATATACAGTTTTTAGTAATGACAACATATTAAGATTAATAAAAAAATATCATTCTCCTTTATGGGTATACGACGCTAATGTTATTTTAAAGAAAATTAAGGAATTACATCAATTTGATGTAATTAGATTTGCTCAAAAATCATGTTCTAACATTCATATTCTAAATTTGTTTTATAAACATGGAGTAAAGATTGATGCTGTATCATTAGGAGAAATTGAAAGAGGTTTAATTTCTGGATACGATTCTACTGATCAAGGAATGATATTTACAGCAGATGTTGTTGATCAGTTTACCTTGAAAAAAATAAAGGAATATAACATTCCAGTGAATGTAGGATCGCTTGATATGCTTGAGCAAATTGGAGCGGTGTCTCCAGGGCATTGTATTTGGTTGAGAATTAATCCTAAATTTGGTTATGGACATAGTAAAAAGACAAATACCGGAGGGGAAAACAGCAAACATGGTATCTGGGATATTAGTTTGGCTATACCATTTATTAAGAAATATAATTTTAAATTAATAGGTTTACACATACATATTGGATCTGGTGTCAACTATGAATATTTGGAACGTACATGTCAGGAAATGGTTAAACAGGTTTTAAGATTTAATCATGATATAAAAATGATATCAGCAGGAGGAGGTTTAACAGTTCCCTATAAATCTAACGAAAGTACTTTTAATATTAGTAAATATTTTACATCGTGGAATATAGCGCGAAAAAAAATTTCTAATTATTTAAATCATTCTATTCAGTTAGAAATAGAACCTGGAAGATTTTTAGTAGCAGAATCTGGAATATTAGTAGCTGAAGTAAGATCGGTGAAGCAAACTAGTTCTAAGTTATTTGTACTTGTTGATGCTGGATTTAATGATTTGATTAGGCCTGCTATGTACGGAAGCTATCATCATATTTCTGTTATTTCGGGTGATGGACGTTTAATAGATGAAAATGATGTACAGGAGACTACAGTAGGTGGCCCATTGTGTGAGTCAGGAGACATATTTACTCAAAATGAGCAAGGAGATATAGAAACTAGAATGCTCCCTAAAGTACAACCGGGTGATTATTTGGTTTTTCATGATACTGGAGCATATGGAGCTTCTATGTCTTCTAATTATAATAGTCGTTTTTTGATTCCAGAAATTTTATTTGAAGACGGAAATTTTCGTATGATTCGAAGACGTCAAACTATAAAAGAATTGCTGGAGCTGGAGATAAATTGTATTTCATGA
- the lysS gene encoding lysine--tRNA ligase has translation MKKFNNEEKQRRKKLHILKKNGFDFPNDFKPDKYSLDINNNYKCYSNSQLKILNIFVKVAGRILQKRVMGKSSFFVLKDYKGQIQLYTMLQNFEDNFYIDVIKKLDLGDIIGVRGSLFRTKTGELSICCTELKLLTKSLRPLPNKFHGLYDKEMRYRQRYLDLISNKDLYSIFKVRSNIFVKIRQFMLKHEFLEVETPMIQNIPGGASARPFITYHNSLNLNLYLRVSPELYLKRLIVGGFDRIFEINKSFRNEGISTRHNPEFTMMEVYMAYSDYKDMMIFTENLLKNVVLNIVGNLKFKHGEHELDFEQSFCKLTMKQAILNFNPDISLTDLDNLEITRNIVSNLGAKIENDWGIGRLTLEIFNKTVEKKLIQPTFVTDYPVEISPLSRRNSIDCNIADRFELFISGYELANGFSELNDSEDQKNRFLNQKQEKYLGSEQDLTYYDEDYITSLEHGLPPTSGLGIGIDRLTMILTNQKSIRDVIFFPLLKPISSLT, from the coding sequence ATGAAAAAATTTAATAATGAAGAGAAACAAAGACGGAAGAAGTTACATATTTTAAAAAAAAATGGTTTTGATTTTCCTAATGATTTTAAACCTGATAAGTATTCTTTAGATATTAATAATAATTATAAATGTTATAGTAATAGCCAACTGAAAATTTTAAACATTTTTGTTAAGGTAGCGGGTAGAATTTTACAAAAACGAGTTATGGGGAAAAGTTCTTTTTTTGTATTGAAAGATTATAAAGGACAAATTCAATTATATACTATGCTTCAAAATTTTGAAGACAACTTTTATATAGATGTTATTAAAAAATTAGATTTAGGAGACATTATAGGAGTAAGAGGTAGTTTGTTTAGAACAAAAACAGGGGAATTATCTATTTGTTGTACAGAATTAAAATTATTAACTAAATCTTTGAGGCCTTTACCAAACAAATTTCATGGATTATACGATAAAGAAATGAGATATAGACAAAGATATTTAGATCTTATCAGTAATAAAGATTTGTATTCTATTTTCAAAGTTAGATCGAATATTTTTGTCAAAATTCGACAATTTATGTTAAAACATGAATTTTTAGAAGTTGAAACTCCTATGATACAAAATATTCCTGGTGGAGCTTCTGCACGACCCTTTATTACTTATCATAATTCTTTAAATTTGAATTTATATTTAAGAGTTTCTCCTGAATTATATTTAAAAAGATTAATTGTTGGAGGATTTGATCGAATTTTTGAAATTAATAAGAGTTTTCGTAATGAAGGAATCTCTACGCGTCATAATCCAGAATTTACAATGATGGAAGTATATATGGCGTATTCGGATTATAAAGATATGATGATTTTTACTGAAAATTTGTTAAAAAATGTAGTTTTGAATATAGTTGGTAATCTAAAATTTAAACATGGGGAACATGAATTAGATTTTGAACAAAGTTTTTGCAAATTAACTATGAAACAAGCAATATTAAATTTTAATCCAGACATTTCGTTGACTGATCTAGATAATTTGGAAATAACTAGAAATATAGTTAGTAATCTCGGAGCGAAAATAGAAAATGATTGGGGAATAGGCAGATTAACATTAGAAATATTTAATAAAACGGTAGAAAAAAAATTAATTCAACCGACGTTTGTTACTGACTATCCTGTAGAAATTTCCCCCCTATCTAGAAGAAATAGTATTGATTGTAATATTGCTGATCGATTCGAGTTATTTATTTCTGGTTATGAATTAGCAAATGGTTTTTCTGAACTAAATGATTCTGAAGATCAAAAAAATCGATTTTTAAATCAAAAACAAGAAAAATATTTAGGATCAGAACAAGATTTAACATATTACGATGAAGATTATATAACTTCTCTTGAACATGGATTACCTCCTACTTCTGGATTAGGAATAGGCATTGATCGACTAACTATGATTTTAACTAATCAGAAGAGTATTCGTGATGTTATTTTTTTTCCATTACTTAAACCTATTAGTTCTTTGACATAA
- the prfB gene encoding peptide chain release factor 2 (programmed frameshift), whose translation MCEIILIQRRCQTYTDKISSLKEFLDYDNKKDRLLKISSSLELSETWKDSNLMSNLNQEKCMLISFINSIDNIESNLNTIIDILTLSIQENNKNLLRDIVNELDVLEKIINEIELNSIFLKKYDHLNCYLDIQSGSGGIEAQDWANILFRMYLRWADSKGFKIDIIERTYGELVGIKSTTVKILGKYAFGWLRTETGIHRLVRKSPFNSNHRRHTSFSSVFIYPDIYDPVKIKINSCDLRIDVYRASGAGGQHVNKTESAVRITHIPSGLVTQSQSSRSQHKNKEKALNQLKAKLYELTLNRKKNEKQILEDKKLDIRWGNQIRSYILDDSRIKDLRTGVETSNVQSVLDGNLDIFIRSNLIHGL comes from the exons ATGTGTGAAATTATTTTAATACAACGTCGTTGTCAAACATATACTGATAAGATTAGTAGTTTAAAGGAGTTTCTT GACTATGATAATAAGAAGGATAGATTACTAAAAATTAGTTCTTCTTTAGAATTATCCGAAACATGGAAAGATTCTAACTTGATGTCTAATTTAAATCAAGAAAAATGTATGTTGATTTCTTTTATTAATTCTATAGACAATATAGAATCAAATTTAAATACAATAATAGATATTTTAACATTATCAATTCAAGAAAATAACAAAAATTTGTTGCGTGATATTGTAAATGAATTGGATGTATTAGAAAAAATTATTAACGAGATAGAATTAAATTCTATTTTTTTAAAAAAATATGATCATCTAAATTGTTATTTAGACATACAATCTGGTTCTGGAGGAATAGAAGCACAAGATTGGGCTAATATACTTTTTAGGATGTATTTAAGATGGGCTGATAGTAAAGGTTTTAAAATAGATATTATTGAAAGAACATATGGTGAGTTAGTTGGAATAAAATCTACTACAGTAAAAATATTAGGAAAATATGCTTTTGGTTGGTTGCGTACTGAGACAGGCATTCATCGTTTGGTAAGAAAAAGTCCATTTAATTCTAATCATAGACGTCATACTTCTTTTTCTTCTGTTTTTATTTATCCTGATATTTATGATCCTGTAAAGATTAAAATAAATTCTTGTGATTTGAGAATTGATGTATACCGAGCATCTGGCGCTGGAGGTCAACATGTAAATAAAACTGAATCAGCTGTTAGAATTACGCATATTCCTTCTGGATTAGTAACTCAATCTCAAAGTAGTCGATCTCAGCATAAAAATAAAGAAAAAGCGTTAAATCAACTAAAAGCAAAATTATATGAGCTAACCTTAAACAGAAAAAAAAATGAAAAACAAATACTGGAAGATAAGAAATTGGATATAAGATGGGGTAATCAGATACGTTCGTATATATTAGATGATTCTAGAATTAAAGATTTGAGGACAGGAGTAGAAACAAGTAATGTACAATCTGTTTTAGATGGAAATTTAGATATTTTTATTAGATCTAATTTAATTCATGGTTTGTAA
- the ygfZ gene encoding tRNA-modifying protein YgfZ: MITLKTTHEDLLYLFKKDIILMTLDDWKLTTIIGSDSKNYLQNQITININELKEDNHRLCAHCNVNGKVWSSLRLFKFKENNYMYLQRKSVAHHQIKELKKYSIFSNINIFNETKIKLLGITGKRAKEKLKQYFSIIPNKNFPIYRQNNTIILWFNDPCERFLLIIKNVDFTLQKLLTLTKTINNSNMWLALDISSKHPIIDKKMSGKFFPQSLNLENLDGLDFKKGCYYGQETIAKIHFKKLNQYNLYWLIATSDQTIHIGEIIESENKNKWYRIGHVLAVAKINKKIKWIQAVLKIETKKHNKIRIKNNINSNLYIQS; this comes from the coding sequence ATGATAACGTTAAAAACAACACATGAAGATCTATTATATTTATTTAAAAAAGACATAATACTTATGACTTTAGATGATTGGAAATTAACAACAATAATAGGAAGTGACAGTAAAAATTACCTACAAAATCAGATAACTATTAACATAAATGAACTAAAAGAAGACAATCATAGACTATGCGCACATTGTAATGTTAATGGAAAAGTATGGAGTAGTTTAAGACTCTTTAAATTCAAAGAAAATAATTATATGTATCTTCAAAGAAAAAGTGTTGCTCACCATCAAATTAAGGAACTAAAAAAATATTCTATTTTCTCTAACATAAACATATTTAATGAAACCAAAATAAAACTATTGGGAATTACTGGAAAAAGAGCAAAAGAAAAACTAAAACAATATTTTAGTATTATTCCTAACAAAAATTTTCCTATATATCGCCAAAATAATACAATTATATTATGGTTTAATGATCCATGTGAAAGATTCCTGCTTATCATAAAAAATGTTGATTTTACTTTACAAAAATTACTGACATTAACAAAAACAATAAATAACAGTAATATGTGGTTAGCTTTAGATATTTCTTCTAAGCATCCTATTATTGATAAAAAAATGAGTGGAAAATTTTTTCCACAGTCGCTAAATTTAGAAAATCTTGATGGTTTAGATTTCAAAAAAGGATGTTATTATGGTCAAGAAACAATCGCCAAAATACATTTTAAAAAACTCAATCAATACAATCTGTATTGGTTAATCGCGACATCTGACCAAACTATACATATAGGAGAAATCATAGAATCTGAAAATAAAAATAAATGGTACCGAATTGGACATGTTTTAGCTGTCGCAAAAATCAATAAAAAAATAAAATGGATACAAGCAGTATTAAAAATAGAAACCAAAAAACATAATAAAATACGTATTAAAAATAATATCAATAGTAATTTATATATACAGTCATAA
- the miaB gene encoding tRNA (N6-isopentenyl adenosine(37)-C2)-methylthiotransferase MiaB: protein MKYNIYIKTWGCQMNEYDSSMITQLLQKKYQCTEIHKPELADILILNTCSIREKAQEKLFHQLGRWKKLKAKNPKIIIAVGGCVATQEGKEIYKRANYIDIIFGTQTLHRLPNMIEEVKKFNRFIIDIEFTLIEKFDFIEYPKFPGVTAYITIIEGCNKFCSFCIVPYTRGHEVSRPVDDILLEISMLAHKGVREVNLLGQNVNAYRGKKFNGEICTFSELLRLVASIDGIDRIRFTTSHPIEFNDDIIDVYLDTKKVVSFLHLPVQSGSDRILKLMKRTYNIKKYKNIIAKIVKNRPNIQISSDFIVGFPGETQEDFEQTLKLIKEINFDMSFSFIYSSRPGTPASKLLDCLSLETKKQRLYTLQKLIRKNTQSWNKKMLDSIQSVLVEGPSRKNPMELSGRTENNRVVNFEGNPNMIGQFVNLKIIKINSNSLRGHYSKKFNE, encoded by the coding sequence ATCAAATATAACATATACATAAAAACCTGGGGTTGCCAGATGAACGAATACGACTCATCTATGATAACTCAATTATTGCAAAAAAAATATCAATGTACAGAAATTCATAAACCAGAATTAGCTGATATTTTAATTCTAAACACCTGTTCTATCAGAGAAAAAGCACAAGAGAAGCTTTTTCATCAACTAGGAAGATGGAAAAAATTAAAAGCAAAAAACCCCAAAATAATTATTGCGGTAGGTGGTTGTGTAGCAACACAAGAAGGAAAAGAAATTTATAAACGTGCAAATTATATCGATATTATATTTGGAACACAAACATTGCACAGATTACCAAATATGATAGAAGAAGTAAAAAAATTTAATCGATTTATAATTGACATCGAATTTACTTTAATTGAAAAATTCGATTTCATTGAATATCCTAAATTTCCAGGAGTAACAGCATATATAACTATAATAGAAGGATGCAATAAATTTTGTTCGTTTTGTATTGTACCTTATACTAGAGGTCATGAAGTTAGTCGTCCAGTTGATGATATTTTACTAGAAATTTCTATGTTAGCTCACAAAGGAGTACGAGAAGTTAACTTATTAGGACAAAATGTCAATGCATATAGAGGAAAAAAATTTAATGGGGAAATCTGTACGTTTTCAGAATTGTTAAGATTGGTTGCATCAATAGATGGAATTGATAGAATTAGATTTACAACAAGTCATCCTATTGAATTTAATGACGATATTATAGATGTTTATTTAGATACAAAAAAAGTAGTTAGTTTTCTACATCTACCTGTACAAAGTGGATCTGATCGTATTTTAAAGCTAATGAAAAGAACCTATAACATTAAAAAGTATAAAAATATTATTGCTAAAATAGTCAAAAATCGACCAAATATTCAAATTAGCTCAGATTTTATTGTTGGTTTTCCAGGAGAAACACAAGAAGATTTTGAACAAACATTAAAATTAATTAAAGAAATAAATTTTGATATGAGTTTCAGTTTTATTTATTCTTCTCGTCCAGGAACACCAGCATCAAAATTATTAGATTGTCTTTCTTTAGAAACAAAGAAACAAAGACTTTATACACTTCAAAAACTTATTAGAAAAAATACACAATCATGGAATAAAAAAATGCTAGACAGCATACAATCAGTACTAGTAGAAGGACCATCTCGCAAAAATCCTATGGAATTGTCAGGACGCACAGAAAACAATCGCGTTGTTAATTTTGAAGGAAATCCTAATATGATAGGACAATTCGTAAATTTAAAAATTATAAAAATTAACTCTAATTCTCTTAGAGGTCATTATTCTAAAAAATTTAACGAATAA
- the ybeY gene encoding rRNA maturation RNase YbeY, with amino-acid sequence MTSIIINLQIACSKKSYFPKKLQYLKWIKACFKKTQSNFEITIRIVKKSEIKFLNKKYRYKNKTTNILSFPSTIHKIIKSSFIGDLVICGDIIKEEAKKNKKKIESHWAHIVIHGTLHLLGYDHKNYYDFKKMKEMEIKIMLALGHNNPYTI; translated from the coding sequence ATGACGTCAATTATTATTAATCTACAAATAGCATGTTCTAAAAAATCATATTTTCCAAAAAAATTACAATATCTTAAATGGATAAAAGCTTGTTTTAAAAAAACACAATCCAATTTTGAGATCACAATAAGAATTGTAAAAAAATCAGAAATAAAATTCTTAAATAAAAAATATAGATATAAAAATAAAACTACAAACATATTATCTTTTCCGTCTACTATACATAAAATAATTAAATCCTCTTTTATTGGAGATTTAGTTATTTGCGGTGATATCATAAAAGAAGAGGCAAAAAAAAATAAAAAAAAAATAGAATCACATTGGGCACATATAGTAATACATGGTACATTACATTTGTTGGGATATGATCATAAAAATTATTATGATTTTAAAAAAATGAAAGAAATGGAAATAAAAATCATGTTGGCTTTAGGACATAATAATCCATATACAATATAA
- the corC gene encoding CNNM family magnesium/cobalt transport protein CorC (CorC(YbeX) belongs to the Cyclin M Mg2+ Exporter (CNNM) family, and was characterized as belonging to a set of three proteins, at least one of which must be present for CorA to function.), with product MSDNHSQCNTKNNKKNFFSILLNQIFHEEPKSKEELLKLIRYSKNNKLIDQETCDMLEGVIDITQQKIRDIMIPRTQMITLKSAYSLQKCLDIIIKSAHSRFPVMNYNENYVEGFLMAKDLLPFITSKSNTFCIHNILRPAVVVPESKHVDCMLKEFQLKKNHMAIVIDEFGAVSGLVTIEDILELIVGNIDDEYDESELNIRQLNKHTFIVKSFTSIKEFNDIFKTNFSDEEVDTIGGLIMKQIGHLPAQGELVNLDKYIFKVNIADNRRIIQLQVTIPKLEKLPTIS from the coding sequence ATGAGTGATAATCATTCACAATGCAATACTAAAAATAATAAAAAAAACTTCTTTTCTATTTTACTAAACCAAATATTTCATGAAGAACCAAAAAGTAAAGAAGAATTATTGAAATTAATACGATATTCAAAAAATAATAAACTAATAGATCAAGAAACTTGTGACATGCTAGAAGGAGTTATTGACATAACACAACAAAAAATTCGTGATATCATGATTCCTCGTACACAAATGATAACTCTAAAATCAGCTTATTCACTACAAAAATGTTTAGATATAATTATTAAATCTGCTCATTCACGATTTCCTGTCATGAACTATAATGAAAATTATGTTGAAGGATTTTTAATGGCAAAGGATCTTTTACCTTTCATAACAAGCAAATCAAATACTTTTTGCATACATAATATATTGCGTCCAGCTGTTGTTGTTCCTGAAAGCAAACACGTAGATTGCATGTTAAAAGAATTTCAATTAAAAAAAAACCACATGGCAATTGTAATAGACGAGTTTGGAGCTGTTTCTGGATTGGTAACCATTGAAGACATATTAGAATTAATTGTAGGAAACATTGATGACGAATATGATGAAAGCGAACTAAATATTCGACAACTAAATAAACATACTTTTATAGTGAAATCTTTTACTTCTATAAAAGAATTTAATGATATTTTTAAAACTAATTTTAGTGATGAAGAAGTAGATACTATCGGGGGACTAATTATGAAACAAATTGGACATCTTCCTGCGCAAGGTGAATTAGTAAATCTGGATAAATATATATTTAAAGTAAATATCGCTGACAATAGGAGAATTATACAATTACAAGTTACTATCCCTAAACTGGAAAAGTTACCAACAATATCATAA